From Melitaea cinxia chromosome 3, ilMelCinx1.1, whole genome shotgun sequence, one genomic window encodes:
- the LOC123669360 gene encoding uncharacterized protein LOC123669360, producing the protein MEPTPSTSRPLKKFVSPRMKRKMSHFSENEKVMIINVFKYVKETSTSDKYTSKQEMKDVTSNILGISKSAVYRVLKEYTETDTVKPAAKPKKRLSIIDKLDDFNKYCIRRIVHSFCQKGELPSAKKVLRAVNADDSLPNLGLTSLKRVLKHLKLNSRIDRTVDSFKTNVTGETSDSSSETGTDFSE; encoded by the coding sequence atGGAACCAACTCCGTCTACTTCTCGTCCACTCAAGAAGTTTGTGTCTCCGCGTATGAAACGTAAAATGTCTCATTTTAGCGAGAATGAGAAAGTGATGATAATTAACGTATTTAAGTATGTAAAGGAAACTTCGACTTCTGATAAATATACTTCTAAACAAGAAATGAAGGATGTTACTTCAAATATTTTAGGTATATCAAAATCTGCTGTATACAGAGTGTTAAAAGAATATACTGAAACTGACACGGTCAAGCCGGCGGCGAAACCGAAGAAGCGGTTATCAATAATAGATAAGTTAGACGATTTTAACAAGTACTGCATAAGACGAATTGTGCATAGTTTTTGCCAAAAAGGAGAGCTACCATCAGCAAAAAAAGTGTTACGTGCTGTGAATGCCGACGATTCTTTACCTAATTTGGGCTTGACGTCATTGAAaagggtattaaaacatttGAAGCTTAATAGTCGAATAGATCGAACTGTTGATTCTTTCAAAACTAACGTAACTGGAGAAACATCTGACAGTTCGTCAGAAACAGGAACCGATTTTTCtgaataa